The following is a genomic window from Mycoplasma bradburyae.
ATTGGTAATAAAAACTAAAAAGAAAAAACTAATACTAAAAACCGTTATTACTAAGACTATTCTAGCAAAAATGATTATCCCTTGGTTAGCAAAATTAAATAATCCAGAAAGGATTGTTGTAATCATTGCTAAACTAAAACTATATGTTAATGGAATGAGATCATAAGCGGTTTGTTTGAATAAATACTTAATAATAAGGATTAAAATAAAATACACACCAAGAGGTGGGATTAAAAAAATAAGAATCAACAAATTAAAATTTCTTTCATTGATTTGCTGATCATTTGTAATTATTACTCCCTCACCTAATAACCAGTTAAGTTTAAGTAAATTAAACTCACCTAGCAAAACTCAGATAGTTAGATAATACCCAAAAACAAAAATTAACAAAAATAATGTAATAATTCAAGGTTTGGTTTTTTTGTAGTGTGAGCTTTTAAAATAATCCATAGAATTACTATCTAATTATATAAAATTAAGCGTATAAGAAAAAAACATATAACAAAAAAATCAGTAACAACTATTTTATAAAATATTGTTACTGATATGATTTAAGATTTTTTTATTTTATTTAGGAATCATTTCTTTGGCAGCAGTTATAGCAAACACCGTACCAATAATAGCCCCGATACAGATTAATACTAATAAGATAATGATAAAGACTTTGCTTCAAAGAGATAAATTATCTAATTTAGATTTACTTTGGTATTCATAAACTTCATTATGAGTATTATCTTTATTAGTTAAATTTAATTGGTCTTGATTGATGCCTTCTTGAATAATTTTTGTATGTGATTCTTTTATTTCTTCAAGATCGGGTTGATTGGTTTGGTTAGTTAGCTCTTTTGACATCTTCTAAATAAAATTATTTTTGATTTTTAGCTTGTTGGTATAAAGCACGTAACATTGGCGATAAACCTAAACCAGCTTGGTCAGATCCAGTACCAGCAATATCACAGTGGATTAAATCAACACCTTCAGCAAATTCATTTAAGAACATAGCAGCTCTTGATGAACCAGCGTGTGGGCTGTTTGTTGAGTTAGCGATATCAGCTAAAGGAGTTTTTAGAGTTTCTAAGTAATCTTTATGCATAGGTAATCTTCAAACTGCTTCACCTGCATCTTCTGCGTTTTTCTTGAATTCTTCTCAGTATTTATCAGAAGTTGAGAAAATACCAGTGTAAGTTTTACCTAGAATGTAGCTCATCAGACCTGTTAAAGTTGCAACATCAAAGATTCTAGTAGCTTTAAGATCTAAAGCAGCATATGAGATGGCGTCAGCTAATACTAATCTACCTTCAGCATCAGTGTTATCGATTTCAACAGTTTTCTTGTTGTAAGCTACAACAATATCATCTGGACGTTGTGCTTTAGGACCGATTAAGTTTTCAGTTAATGGAGCTAATGCGATTACGTTGGTTTTAATCTTGTTTTTAGCTAAAGCTAAAACAGTAGACATCACAATAGCAGCACCTGACATATCATATTTCATATGTCTCATGTGAGGACCAGTTTTTAAGTTCATACCACCTGAGTCATAAGTAATACCTTTACCAACATAAGCAAATACTTCTTTAGAAGCTTTGTTGTTTAAGTATTCAACAACTAAGAAACGGCATTCACGATCAGAACCTTTATTTACGCCATATAAAAGGTTAAGTCCCATCTTTTTAACTTGTTCTCTGTTATATACTGAAATCTTAATGTTCTTAAGATCTTTGAATTCTTCTTTAAAGATTTCAACAAATGATTCTGGGTATAAAACATCAGATGGTGTATCTTGAAGTCTTCTTGATAAAGTCATAGCTTGAGCTATGTTTTTTGCAGCATCATAAATTGGTTTGTAATCTTTAGTAACCTTTATTACAAAACTAGGTTTTGTATCAGGTTTAGTTTTTCTAGTAAATGGAATAACACTAGCATATTCGATTGCGCAAGCAAGAGATAAAGCTACAGTTTCAGAATCGATACCAATATCTTTTTCAACTAGTGATAAGAAACTATCAACATCAACTTCTACTTTGTCTTTTTGCGCACAGAACATTTCAACTAGTTTCTTGTATAGCTTAACACCATCGTAGTGTGACATGAATTCAAACAATACGATTCCATCTTCAGTTTTAAAAGAATAGTCTTTTAATTTATTATTAACTTTAGCTTGAACTATTAATAATTTTTTAGAAGATGCTTCAGTTTTTTTAGTTTTTGTACTCATTTCTTTCTTTCTATTAAATTAAAGATTAATCGTAACTTTTACGATAATTTAATTTAAATTAAAATATAAACATATTTTATTTAAAATTTTAACATTAAAAAAACGTTAGTTGCATAATCTGATTTATTTTATGCAAATAATTATTAATAAAAATAAGATGTCAAAAAAACTAAATAGACAAAAGTTTGAACAAGTACCATTATCCCTAGCAAACTTAAGTTTAGGAACGATTGGTCTTGGTTTTGCTTGAAACGCATTGTTATCACACTTTGCACAGTTTGATGAAATTAAAGATAAATATAACATTGCTAGTTTATCAATCCTAGTTATTTCAGTTATCTTTTCTTTACTATATGCTTTGCTTGTAATTAGCAAATTTATTCTTAATAAAAAACAATTTGTAGGTTTTTTAAGAACACCTAAAAAAGCAGGATCAGTGTTCGCTTTATTTATGGTTGTAGGGGTTTTTGGAAACTTTCTAGGATTCATTAATGTCAATTATTTTGATAGTAATTTTGCTTTTAGTGTAATAGTTAATATTATTATCAGTTTTGGTAGTTTATGCCATGTTTTTAGTTTAATTTATTTCGTTAATGTAGTTTTGGCAAAACATGATCTTGAAAAAGATGAAATGTATGCTTCTTGGTTTCTACCATTAGTTGGGCTTGGGATCGCTTGTAATTTTTATGATAATATAGGGATTGATAATCAATATTATTTAGCTTATTTTCAAGTGCTTTGATTAATTTGCGCAATCCTGTTTATCGGTTCATTTTTCTTATTTGGATACAAGCAATATTTCAAAGGTTATACTGATAAAAATGATTATGCTTCTATGGCTATAATGGCTGTTGGCCCTAATTTACTATTGATAGGTTTTACAAAGATTTTTAATCCTTTAACACCAGCCGTTTTAATTAATTTCTCAGAACAAGCATTTCAAATTTTCATCTATTTATTTATCTTATTTTCAGCTATTAGTTTATTTATTTATATCTTATCAATGATTAAGATGTTAGTGATACATAATTCTAGTTTTGCTTGAACTGCATTCGGTTTTTCTGGAGCAATTACCACAATCGCAATTTTTGATGTATTAGATACAATGAACGCTCCAACTAGTTTTAACTACATCTTATATTTTGCGGGAATAAGTTTAATTAGTATCGTTAGTTTAGTGATTACATTCTTAAATATTAAAGCGCTATTAAGCTTCAAACCTTGGTTTGAATACAAAACACAAACTCATACTTCAGGTATGATTTAATTCTTAAAATTTTATTAACTTAAATTAACAATATAAATTAATAATTTAGAACGAAATAATAATAAATCCACCAATTTACTTGGTGGATTTATTTAATGATTTATAAAAATTATTCTTTATCTTCTTCTTGTTGTTCATTATTCGGTTTTAAAGATGGATTTAAAACTGATTCAACTTTTTTATCAATTTCGCTAGTTGCTTGAACGATTGCAATTATTCCAAAAACTGGAACAAAGATTCCGACAATAAACAAAGTTCGGATTCTTGATAATTCTAAGAAATTTGTCTTAATTCTTTTAGCTGCTGAAACTGAATAAAAAATAAACATTATTCACGCTATAAAGATTATCAATAATAAAGTTGAGTATATTGTGTTTAAGACTAAATTATTGGTAGCTTGGTTATTTGCGTTATTTTCGTAATTAATAACATTTTTAATAGCAAAAAAAGCTTTTAAATTTTCAAAAAATGTAACAATAATACCTAAAATGGAAGTAACTATATATAATCCGATAAAAATCTTAAAAGTTTTATTAAATCATGCTTTATTTTCTAATAATTGGTTGGCTTTATTGTCGAATAGTTCCTTTACCATAATTGAAATTCCATTATTATCTTGTGTAATTATTTTAAGTTAAATATTATTTATTTGTTAAATAAGTTGACTAAAATATTATTTAGATTTTTACAAAAACAAATAATTGATTGAATAGTATTTTATATTCAACAAATAAAAAACAAAGATGTATTAACATAAATTATCGTTATTTTTTATTAGTAATTAATGCTATCTTTGTTTAATAAATCAATTTAATGTTTTGCATCTTTTACCGTAATTTCTTTATATTATTGATATTAGTTATCAATCAATTTCTGTTTATAGATAATACAAAGAAAATGATAACTTAACTTATTAATTAATAACTATTTTATAACCAATGAATTTTAAGATTAAGTTATGTATTAGTTTATTTTTATTAGTATTAAAAAGTTCTAATGAACTTTATTTTTTTGTTTTCAAAGTTCCATTCTAAAATGTTGCTTATTCGTTATAATATCATTAATCCCGCAAAATATGTTCTAACAACAGCGGAACATTAAAAAATAACCAATGAACTGCTGTTGCTTGTTGTTCTCTGGAAAAAAGGTGAATAGCAATGCAAGAACAGATAAAATTAAATATTTTAAACGCAATAAAAAACGATTTAAATAATAATCAATTATCTAAATTAAAACAGATCTTAGATGAAGAATTTAATCACTACGATATCAATAAAAAAGAAGATATTAATGATAAAAATGATGAATTCTATTTAGATAGATTTATATCTGCAAAACGAATTGAAGGTTGTTCTAACAAAACGTTATTGTATTACTACAATACTATATCAACATTATTAAACGATATAAACAAAAGAATAGTAGAAATCGCAACAGATGATATACGAGAATATTTAATTAAATATTCTCAAGACAAACAACTATCTAGAATTACCATAGATAATATAAGAAGAATATTTGCTACTTTCTTTTCTTGACTAGAAGATGAAGATTACATATTAAAAAGCCCTGTTCGTAGAATTAAGAAGGTTAAATCAATATCTAGTGTAAAAGAAATTTATTCTGACGAAGAATTAGAATTAATGCGAGATAGTTGTAATAATCCTAGAGATTTAGCAATTATTGATATGTTAATTTCTACAGGTATGAGAATTGGTGAAATGGTATCTTTAAATATATCTGATATCAATTTTCATGAAAGAGAATTCATTGTATTAGGTAAAGGGAATAAACAAAGAGTTGTTTATTTTGACGCTAGAACTAAGCTTCATTTATTAAACTATCTAAAAAGTAGAAAAGATAAAAATCTAGCGTTATTTGTTGGTAAAAAACTACCTTATAATAGAATCACAATAGGAGCGGTAGAAACCATGTTAAGAAAAATAGGAAAATCCTTAAATATAGGTAGGGTTCATCCACATAAATTTAGAAGAACAATGGCTACTGTAGCTATAGATAAGGGAATGCCTATTGAACAAGTTCAAAGTTTATTAGGCCATAAAAGAATTGATACTACATTGCAATATGCAATGGTTAAACAAAGCAATGTAAAAATTGCTCATAGAAAATATATTGGATAACTATATGTTGAGAAAGTTTGAATTAAGAGAATTAATAAAGATAAAGAACGGAAAAGATTATAAGGAAGTAGTAGGTGGTAGTATTCCAGTATATGGCACCGGCGGGATTATTAAATACACAGATAGCTATCTTTCAGATAAAGAAAGTATTCTACTTCCTAGAATAGGATCACTGAAAAACATATTATATGTTAATCATAAGTTCTGAACAGCTAATACTATGTACTGAACGGAAGTTAATAAAGAATTCGCTAATGTTAAATATTTGTATTACTATTTAAAATTATTGAATCTTTCCCCTAGAAATACAGGTTCAACATTACCAAAAATGACATTTGACACTTACTACGATTTAGAGGTGTGACTTCCATCAATCGATGAACAAGAAAAAAGAATAAAAATAATAAATCAAATAGATTTGAAAATTCAGAAAAATAATGAGATAAACGATAATTTAGAAAATGATTTCTTAATCAATCGTTGCTTGACCGTTCATTAATAGTGGTAATAGAAAATCTTTAATTTCAGATAGTTTCTCGTTTTCTTCTTTATTTTTTAAAACAATTGATCTAATATTATGCAAAATAATTTCATAAGAATTTAATGTTTCTTTATCAGGGATCATCACCATCAAAGAACTTAAATTGTTTAGACTTAACGAAGCTCTAGTTGAAGCCATACATGAATTATGTAAATAATTATAGATTGGTTTAGATTCGAAATAAGATCTAATATATTCTTTTAATGCTGGATCTTTTACATTTATTCTTGCTAACGCAACATTAAATGCTCCTTCAATTCCATATCTAACTCTTCCTGCATCACCATATTTATCCATAAGAATGTCAAATTTATCTACTATAGTTAGATTATCTTTTATAGGGATGTAAGTTTTGTGTCCATCGCTATTATAATCTCTGTTTTGTATAAATCTGACATAGCCTTCCTTCATAGAATAAATAAAATCTTTTTAGGGGGTTGGTAACTACTTTCCCATTTTATTAAATCTGTTAATTTTTCTACTTTTCAACCTTCAGGAATATTTCTTTTAATAAATTTATTTCAAATTAATTTACCACCTGATAGTTTATAAGGTTTATTTTTCTTATTACAGAAATTTAAATTATCAAATCAATGTTTATATAAAAGCTCGATTTGCTTTTTTAAATTATCGTTTATCTTATTATTCAAAAGAATCTTAGAAGTTATTTTATCTAGTAAATTACCTATTTTAACCTGTTCATAATAATCAATATTTGGTATAGACATTTCTAGTAATGCGTTCGCATGAAGACCTTTTTAATACTACCAGTACTTTGATCTAACATTCACCTTTTACATTCATCTAATAAACAATAATACTTCATAAATAATGGGTATATTTTAGATTCATCCAAATTGAATCTAGTTAAAGTTCCAGCAAAAACTAATTTACCGTCATCAGGGTTATATAAATAACTTTTTCCTATAGTACCAATGATAGAGAAAACAATATCATTATTTTTTAGTATGTATTTTTCGAAATTTTTTTCTTTAATACCTTTCTTTTTATGTTGCAAAATTTCACCATCATTACCTAAATCTGAAATTTTTATATATCTATATCCATCAACCATTTCATCTGATGGGATTGCTTGTATTCCGTCTTGGCCATTATTGGTAACTACATCTTTTAATTTCATAAGTTTCTTAAATCCGCAATTTTATGAATTATTTTTCATTCATTCATTAATTTTACAATAGTCTATTGTAAAATGCGGTCGTTCTGTGTGGTAGTAATTTTAATCATTTATCAACATAATCTTATTATAGAACTATAATTATAGTTTTATTCTTAATCTAAATTGTGCTGATATTCAAAAAGTTTTATGTTTTGGGGTCAGCGCAAAATTATTGATTTAAAAAATATTAATATTTTCTTCTTTTTAATCGCAAAATACATATCTTTATATGTATAAGTCATAACTAGTGAGATTAATTAGACAAAAAGAAAATAATGATTGCGGAATAGCTGTAATAAGGATGTTATATAATCATTATTTTGAAGCTGATTTAAACGATTTTTTAATTAAAGCAGATAATCATATTGGCAGCAGTGGCATTAATATTTCGCAATTTGAAGAAATTGCTAGAAAACACCATTTGATATGTGAATCATATCAAGCAAGTTTTAATGAATTGATAAAACTAAAAGATGATTTTTTAGTTTGTTTATTAAAAAACGAAGATTTTAATCATTTTGTTATCGTTAAAAAGAATGCTAATTCTTTTTTAATTTTTGATCCAGGTAGTACTTATAAAAAACGGATTAGTTATAAAGAATTTGAATCAATCTTTTCAGGAATTTTAATAACAATTAAACCTGATATAGATAATTACCAACCGATAGATTACAAAACTTCATTTATTTTTAAAAATTTAATAAATATTAAATGTATCATAGTGTTTTTATTTATTGAGTTATTAATTACATCAACTAGTATTGGTTTAACTTTTTTATTTAAGATACTGATTAATGACATTATTAACACATCGATAATTAACAATATTCTTATAATTATTACAACTTTTATTTTTATAAAAGTCATCAATTTAATTGGTAGTAGCTTACTAAGTATTTGGCAACAACAAATAATTAAGAATAGATATCAGTATTGATGATCACAATTACTATATACTTTTTGCAATCATAAAACAATTAAGATTGTCAAAGACGATATCGGAATAATATATAAATACGATGATTTTTTAACAACTTGTTTAGATTTTTATATCAAGAAAATTTCTAGTTTTATTAACAATCTTCTGATTGTTATTATTGCAATATTTTTACTTTATCGGATTCATATATTCTTTTTATTTATTACATTGTTTCAAAGTTTTGTTTCATTAGTATATTTAATTCTTAATCTACTTTGATTTAGAGGTTATAATCAAAGATCTAAAGAGTTGCAGATTAAACAACAAACATGCATATATGAATTTCATAAAACAATTGTTAATTCTATGCATGAAAAATTCTATAAAGAATGGATTAAGAATGTTAATGATGTGTTGGGTGATAATTTAAATTTAAATCAAAAAATACATTACAGTGCTAATGTTAGTAATGGGATTTTTGAACTTATTAAATATTTCATAACTAGCATTACTTTAGTTGTCGGAATTTCTTTAATTATTAATTTAAGTACGATAGATTTAGCTACATTAATATATGTTAGCACATTACAAGGTTTGTTAATTGGTAGTATTGACGGTTTGATTAAATTCATTAATGAATCTTATGAATTTAATATTGCTAACAATAAAATTGTTAATCTTCTTCTACTAAGAAAAGAGTCAAATAATTTAATCAATTTTTCAAGAAAAATTAGATCAGTTGAATTCAAGAATATCTTTCTTTTCTTTGATAACACTCCAATAATATCTGATCTTAATTTATTCATTGATAAACCAACATTTTTAATTGCAAGGAATGCTAGTGGTAAATCTACTTTAATGAAAGCGGTTATTAAAAGACAACTATTATCTTCTGGTGAAATAAAAATTAACGAACTAAATATTAATAAATATTCAAACGAATGATTTCTAAAACATGTTGTATATCTATCTGATCAAAGATCAAATGTTGAACTTAGTAATGAATGATTAATTGATTTTATGAAAAAGAATAAAAGACCAGAATTATTAAAAATCATCGAATATTTTAAGTTATTTGATGCTGATAAATATAATCTTAGTTCAGGTCAAAATCAAGTTTTAAAATTGTTGCATTCATATAACAGTCGTAACAAGTTATTTTTACTAGATGAAGTTTTGAATAATATTGATGAATCAATCAAGCATCTTGTTTTTGAAATTATTGTCAAACAAATTATTAAAAATAATCTAACTATTATGATCGAACATGATAATAGTTTTAGTAAATACTTCGAAAATCAAATTAATTTACATGAATACCAACAAGTTTATCAATAGCATAATTGCTGGCTTAATGGTTGCAATAATAACTTTTTTAGCCATCATGTTTTTAGTCAAAATTAATATTTATGAAAGTTATCCTTTCAGAAAATTTGAAAACACACTTTATATAAACTTTGATAAAAAATCAGAATTAGCTAATTTTATCGATAAAACTAAGCCTAAATACCTTATTGGATATTACAAAAATAACCCAGATTCAATGATATTCAACATCATTGAAATTAGTGATCAAAACAGCATTTCATTAGAAGCTAATTCAATTAATCAAAATATTGGAACGCTTAGTTTTTATTTAGGAAAAAGTCGTTTATACCAACATTTAATTAAATCGGTTAATCTATAATAAAGAATATGATTAATCATTTTGAAGTTAATAAAATCCCAGCAAATTTAAAAGACGATTTTGATGATTTATTAAAAATAATAAATAAAAACTTTTCTGAACATTTTGAAATTAAAAACGGATTGTTTTATGAACTTAGTTTTGTTAGCGAAGCAAAAAGTTTGGAACTAAATACAACATTAAGACATAAAGAATATATAGCTGATGTTATAAGTGTTTGTTTATGAGAAAATGCTGAAATTGTTAGCCCCTTACTAGGTGAGATTTTTATTTGTTCTAAAAAAATATCAAAAGATGCTATAAAATATGGTGTTGGATATTTATATTTATTAATAAGAATGATTATCCATGGTCTATTACATTTATTAGAGTTTGATCATGAACAAAGTGATGCTTATGAATATGTCACTTTAACAATTCAAGATCAAATTCTTGATAAAGTGATAAAAGAAGTTAAAAAGAAGAAATGAAAAAATCAGGAATTGTTGTCATTACTGGATTAGCTAGTGTTGGTAAATCTACTTTAATCAATAAAATAGCTAAAAATAAAGTAGCTATTGTTTCGAAATACGATCAAACTACTCGCAATGTCATTGCGCATAAAATTTCACATGACAAAGTTGATTATTTATTGCTAGATACTCCTGGTTTTCATAAGAGTTTTAACAAGTTAAGTTTATTCTTAAATAGTGAAATCAAACAAGCCTATAAACATGCTCATGCTTGCATTCTAATTGTTGATAGCTCTAAAAAACCAAATGAAGAGTTTAGCAAT
Proteins encoded in this region:
- a CDS encoding MPN565 family protein, which encodes MDYFKSSHYKKTKPWIITLFLLIFVFGYYLTIWVLLGEFNLLKLNWLLGEGVIITNDQQINERNFNLLILIFLIPPLGVYFILILIIKYLFKQTAYDLIPLTYSFSLAMITTILSGLFNFANQGIIIFARIVLVITVFSISFFFLVFITNKLLIKFDQYNDYVYLHDLVNEVEDKNQRKLEINKLKQKQEETIKITDKNK
- a CDS encoding leucyl aminopeptidase, with amino-acid sequence MSTKTKKTEASSKKLLIVQAKVNNKLKDYSFKTEDGIVLFEFMSHYDGVKLYKKLVEMFCAQKDKVEVDVDSFLSLVEKDIGIDSETVALSLACAIEYASVIPFTRKTKPDTKPSFVIKVTKDYKPIYDAAKNIAQAMTLSRRLQDTPSDVLYPESFVEIFKEEFKDLKNIKISVYNREQVKKMGLNLLYGVNKGSDRECRFLVVEYLNNKASKEVFAYVGKGITYDSGGMNLKTGPHMRHMKYDMSGAAIVMSTVLALAKNKIKTNVIALAPLTENLIGPKAQRPDDIVVAYNKKTVEIDNTDAEGRLVLADAISYAALDLKATRIFDVATLTGLMSYILGKTYTGIFSTSDKYWEEFKKNAEDAGEAVWRLPMHKDYLETLKTPLADIANSTNSPHAGSSRAAMFLNEFAEGVDLIHCDIAGTGSDQAGLGLSPMLRALYQQAKNQK
- a CDS encoding SLAC1 family transporter, whose amino-acid sequence is MSKKLNRQKFEQVPLSLANLSLGTIGLGFAWNALLSHFAQFDEIKDKYNIASLSILVISVIFSLLYALLVISKFILNKKQFVGFLRTPKKAGSVFALFMVVGVFGNFLGFINVNYFDSNFAFSVIVNIIISFGSLCHVFSLIYFVNVVLAKHDLEKDEMYASWFLPLVGLGIACNFYDNIGIDNQYYLAYFQVLWLICAILFIGSFFLFGYKQYFKGYTDKNDYASMAIMAVGPNLLLIGFTKIFNPLTPAVLINFSEQAFQIFIYLFILFSAISLFIYILSMIKMLVIHNSSFAWTAFGFSGAITTIAIFDVLDTMNAPTSFNYILYFAGISLISIVSLVITFLNIKALLSFKPWFEYKTQTHTSGMI
- the xerA gene encoding site-specific tyrosine recombinase/integron integrase, which gives rise to MQEQIKLNILNAIKNDLNNNQLSKLKQILDEEFNHYDINKKEDINDKNDEFYLDRFISAKRIEGCSNKTLLYYYNTISTLLNDINKRIVEIATDDIREYLIKYSQDKQLSRITIDNIRRIFATFFSWLEDEDYILKSPVRRIKKVKSISSVKEIYSDEELELMRDSCNNPRDLAIIDMLISTGMRIGEMVSLNISDINFHEREFIVLGKGNKQRVVYFDARTKLHLLNYLKSRKDKNLALFVGKKLPYNRITIGAVETMLRKIGKSLNIGRVHPHKFRRTMATVAIDKGMPIEQVQSLLGHKRIDTTLQYAMVKQSNVKIAHRKYIG
- a CDS encoding restriction endonuclease subunit S gives rise to the protein MLRKFELRELIKIKNGKDYKEVVGGSIPVYGTGGIIKYTDSYLSDKESILLPRIGSLKNILYVNHKFWTANTMYWTEVNKEFANVKYLYYYLKLLNLSPRNTGSTLPKMTFDTYYDLEVWLPSIDEQEKRIKIINQIDLKIQKNNEINDNLENDFLINRCLTVH
- a CDS encoding restriction endonuclease subunit S: MKEGYVRFIQNRDYNSDGHKTYIPIKDNLTIVDKFDILMDKYGDAGRVRYGIEGAFNVALARINVKDPALKEYIRSYFESKPIYNYLHNSCMASTRASLSLNNLSSLMVMIPDKETLNSYEIILHNIRSIVLKNKEENEKLSEIKDFLLPLLMNGQATID
- a CDS encoding restriction endonuclease subunit S, whose product is MKLKDVVTNNGQDGIQAIPSDEMVDGYRYIKISDLGNDGEILQHKKKGIKEKNFEKYILKNNDIVFSIIGTIGKSYLYNPDDGKLVFAGTLTRFNLDESKIYPLFMKYYCLLDECKRWMLDQSTGSIKKVFMRTHY
- a CDS encoding cysteine peptidase family C39 domain-containing protein, translating into MRLIRQKENNDCGIAVIRMLYNHYFEADLNDFLIKADNHIGSSGINISQFEEIARKHHLICESYQASFNELIKLKDDFLVCLLKNEDFNHFVIVKKNANSFLIFDPGSTYKKRISYKEFESIFSGILITIKPDIDNYQPIDYKTSFIFKNLINIKCIIVFLFIELLITSTSIGLTFLFKILINDIINTSIINNILIIITTFIFIKVINLIGSSLLSIWQQQIIKNRYQYWWSQLLYTFCNHKTIKIVKDDIGIIYKYDDFLTTCLDFYIKKISSFINNLLIVIIAIFLLYRIHIFFLFITLFQSFVSLVYLILNLLWFRGYNQRSKELQIKQQTCIYEFHKTIVNSMHEKFYKEWIKNVNDVLGDNLNLNQKIHYSANVSNGIFELIKYFITSITLVVGISLIINLSTIDLATLIYVSTLQGLLIGSIDGLIKFINESYEFNIANNKIVNLLLLRKESNNLINFSRKIRSVEFKNIFLFFDNTPIISDLNLFIDKPTFLIARNASGKSTLMKAVIKRQLLSSGEIKINELNINKYSNEWFLKHVVYLSDQRSNVELSNEWLIDFMKKNKRPELLKIIEYFKLFDADKYNLSSGQNQVLKLLHSYNSRNKLFLLDEVLNNIDESIKHLVFEIIVKQIIKNNLTIMIEHDNSFSKYFENQINLHEYQQVYQ
- the ybeY gene encoding rRNA maturation RNase YbeY, with translation MINHFEVNKIPANLKDDFDDLLKIINKNFSEHFEIKNGLFYELSFVSEAKSLELNTTLRHKEYIADVISVCLWENAEIVSPLLGEIFICSKKISKDAIKYGVGYLYLLIRMIIHGLLHLLEFDHEQSDAYEYVTLTIQDQILDKVIKEVKKKKWKNQELLSLLD